From Apium graveolens cultivar Ventura chromosome 9, ASM990537v1, whole genome shotgun sequence, the proteins below share one genomic window:
- the LOC141684092 gene encoding serine/threonine-protein phosphatase 7 long form homolog isoform X1, producing MNMDPHEELGMHPRPRNGSMLHLQADHRSSVVWDAGGGDNLRSRRRNPNSVRFPQLHPRMVPLLTDLRFDGVSRLTGIQIDWSLITALIERWRPETHTFHLPIGECTITLQDVSVLLGLRIDGDAVIGVTAVDDGWANVIQHIFGANPVSPIPVASGLVGGRLKFSWLNSVFHSLPDDASDGQLRQYTQSYLLQLIGGILFTDHSGGQVHCMYIHLIEDLERCGTLSWGSAVLAYLYRELCKSCKKDREETAGCILLLQLWAWSRLHTLAPVPRGPSLNNLNIWGNQPGPHGLRWCAHLSFTDSGSHSVATYRLQLDLLTDSHFKWQPYTEEILAALPQHCREGSGIWRYKGPLICFCFVEPHHPDRCLRQFGMIQDIPSPAAYSHDLHKIDLKGKTDSNWLSIHRDHLALWIRREQLVSAGQVGDGVSDGYHTWYSSITLRYLTRIGGGHSYMLDLLDHIDSVQKGEREGDILAITAHARRVLQDNFSAGYYQDFPIEDRRAKEAVFKVKKKRVGHGGGRGGVNAPRRRGGQPNGQGSVHGKDEGDDHVHDEGIVLFDDDGGDFMRISEAVADIQEDEAERNGVDARAGDPTQQLCHPNWESVPPSNHLPIYGDSHDAVLYHSSHISPPHEQEDIDPIPPLSHPTLTQSPPHPSKKLLQQPLDESVRQQQTVQQPTQKEPVHMKLRARKHEASTHGTHELRQKK from the exons AATATGGATCCTCATGAAGAGTTGGGTATGCACCCTCGACCTAGAAATGGTTCTATGTTGCATTTACAGGCGGATCATAGGTCATCCGTTGTGTGGGATGCTGGTGGCGGTGATAATCTAAGATCACGGCGTCGCAATCCTAATAGTGTTAGATTCCCTCAGTTACATCCGAGGATGGTTCCTCTTCTCACAGATTTGAGATTTGATGGGGTTTCAAGATTGACGGGCATCCAGATTGACTGGAGTTTGATCACTGCTTTAATAGAGCGCTGGAGACCTGAGACCCATACCTTTCACTTGCCGATTGGAGAGTGTACGATTACATTGCAGGATGTCAGTGTTCTCCTGGGCTTGCGAATTGACGGTGATGCAGTTATTGGTGTCACTGCAGTTGATGACGGATGGGCGAACGTAATTCAACATATATTTGGAGCAAACCCTGTTTCACCAATTCCTGTTGCGTCAGGGTTGGTTGGTGGTAGGTTGAAGTTTAGTTGGTTGAATTCTGTGTTTCATTCACTTCCAGATGATGCTTCTGATGGGCAGCTTAGACAATATACACAGTCGTACTTGTTGCAGCTAATTGGCGGGATCTTGTTTACTGATCATTCCGGTGGCCAGGTTCATTGTATGTACATACACTTGATCGAAGATCTTGAACGTTGTGGAACATTATCTTGGGGTTCTGCTGTTCTTGCATACTTGTACAGAGAATTATGCAAGTCATGTAAAAAAGATAGAGAGGAGACTGCTGGATGCATCCTGTTATTGCAACTGTGGGCTTGGAGCAGATTACATACTTTGGCCCCTGTCCCTCGCGGTCCATCTTTGAATAACTTAAATATTTGGGGTAATCAACCAGGGCCACATGGTTTGAG GTGGTGTGCTCATCTCTCGTTCACTGACAGCGGTTCACATTCGGTGGCAACTTATAGACTGCAATTAGATCTTCTTACTGATTCTCACTTCAAATGGCAACCATATACAGAGGAAATTCTTGCCGCATTACCTCAGCATTgtagagaaggtagtggtatTTGGCGTTACAAAGGACCGTTGATCTGTTTTTGTTTTGTGGAGCCACATCATCCAGACAGATGTCTCCGTCAGTTTGGCATGATACAGGATATACCCTCTCCTGCTGCTTATTCCCATGACCTTCATAAAATTGATTTGAAAGGTAAGACGGATAGCAACTGGCTTTCTATACATCGTGATCATTTAGCTCTTTGGATTAGACGAGAGCAGCTTGTATCTGCGGGACAGGTTGGTGATGGTGTATCCGATGGTTACCACACGTGGTACTCCTCCATTACTCTTCGTTATCTTACACGAATTGGTGGTGGTCATTCTTATATG CTGGATTTATTGGATCACATAGATTCAGTACAAAAGGGCGAGAGAGAAGGCGACATACTTGCGATTACCGCTCATGCTAGAAGGGTTTTGCAAGACAATTTCTCTGCAGGATATTATCAAGATTTTCCCATTGAGGACCGCCGTGCCAAGGAAGCTGTGTTTAAAGTTAAGAAAAAACGGGTTGGTCATGGAGGAGGTCGTGGAGGGGTCAATGCTCCACGAAGACGGGGAGGACAACCTAATGGTCAGGGAAGTGTTCATGGAAAAGACGAAGGAGATGATCATGTGCATGACGAAGGAATTGTCCTTTTTGATGATGATGGAGGTGATTTTATGCGTATTAGTGAGGCAGTGGCTGATATCCAGGAGGATGAGGCGGAGCGTAACGGGGTGGACGCAAGAGCAGGTGATCCTACACAGCAACTGTGCCATCCTAATTGGGAATCTGTGCCTCCTAGCAATCATTTACCGATATATGGTGATAGCCATGATGCGGTTTTATACCATTCATCTCATATTTCACCTCCACATGAGCAGGAGGATATTGATCCTATCCCGCCATTGTCTCATCCAACTTTAACTCAGTCTCCCCCTCACCCATCAAAGAAGCTGTTACAGCAGCCACTTGATGAGTCAGTACGGCAACAGCAGACAGTACAGCAGCCGACGCAGAAGGAGCCAGTGCATATGAAGCTGCGAGCTCGCAAGCATGAAGCTTCAACACATGGGACTCATGAACTTAG GCAGAAGAAATAG
- the LOC141684092 gene encoding serine/threonine-protein phosphatase 7 long form homolog isoform X2, whose product MDPHEELGMHPRPRNGSMLHLQADHRSSVVWDAGGGDNLRSRRRNPNSVRFPQLHPRMVPLLTDLRFDGVSRLTGIQIDWSLITALIERWRPETHTFHLPIGECTITLQDVSVLLGLRIDGDAVIGVTAVDDGWANVIQHIFGANPVSPIPVASGLVGGRLKFSWLNSVFHSLPDDASDGQLRQYTQSYLLQLIGGILFTDHSGGQVHCMYIHLIEDLERCGTLSWGSAVLAYLYRELCKSCKKDREETAGCILLLQLWAWSRLHTLAPVPRGPSLNNLNIWGNQPGPHGLRWCAHLSFTDSGSHSVATYRLQLDLLTDSHFKWQPYTEEILAALPQHCREGSGIWRYKGPLICFCFVEPHHPDRCLRQFGMIQDIPSPAAYSHDLHKIDLKGKTDSNWLSIHRDHLALWIRREQLVSAGQVGDGVSDGYHTWYSSITLRYLTRIGGGHSYMLDLLDHIDSVQKGEREGDILAITAHARRVLQDNFSAGYYQDFPIEDRRAKEAVFKVKKKRVGHGGGRGGVNAPRRRGGQPNGQGSVHGKDEGDDHVHDEGIVLFDDDGGDFMRISEAVADIQEDEAERNGVDARAGDPTQQLCHPNWESVPPSNHLPIYGDSHDAVLYHSSHISPPHEQEDIDPIPPLSHPTLTQSPPHPSKKLLQQPLDESVRQQQTVQQPTQKEPVHMKLRARKHEASTHGTHELRQKK is encoded by the exons ATGGATCCTCATGAAGAGTTGGGTATGCACCCTCGACCTAGAAATGGTTCTATGTTGCATTTACAGGCGGATCATAGGTCATCCGTTGTGTGGGATGCTGGTGGCGGTGATAATCTAAGATCACGGCGTCGCAATCCTAATAGTGTTAGATTCCCTCAGTTACATCCGAGGATGGTTCCTCTTCTCACAGATTTGAGATTTGATGGGGTTTCAAGATTGACGGGCATCCAGATTGACTGGAGTTTGATCACTGCTTTAATAGAGCGCTGGAGACCTGAGACCCATACCTTTCACTTGCCGATTGGAGAGTGTACGATTACATTGCAGGATGTCAGTGTTCTCCTGGGCTTGCGAATTGACGGTGATGCAGTTATTGGTGTCACTGCAGTTGATGACGGATGGGCGAACGTAATTCAACATATATTTGGAGCAAACCCTGTTTCACCAATTCCTGTTGCGTCAGGGTTGGTTGGTGGTAGGTTGAAGTTTAGTTGGTTGAATTCTGTGTTTCATTCACTTCCAGATGATGCTTCTGATGGGCAGCTTAGACAATATACACAGTCGTACTTGTTGCAGCTAATTGGCGGGATCTTGTTTACTGATCATTCCGGTGGCCAGGTTCATTGTATGTACATACACTTGATCGAAGATCTTGAACGTTGTGGAACATTATCTTGGGGTTCTGCTGTTCTTGCATACTTGTACAGAGAATTATGCAAGTCATGTAAAAAAGATAGAGAGGAGACTGCTGGATGCATCCTGTTATTGCAACTGTGGGCTTGGAGCAGATTACATACTTTGGCCCCTGTCCCTCGCGGTCCATCTTTGAATAACTTAAATATTTGGGGTAATCAACCAGGGCCACATGGTTTGAG GTGGTGTGCTCATCTCTCGTTCACTGACAGCGGTTCACATTCGGTGGCAACTTATAGACTGCAATTAGATCTTCTTACTGATTCTCACTTCAAATGGCAACCATATACAGAGGAAATTCTTGCCGCATTACCTCAGCATTgtagagaaggtagtggtatTTGGCGTTACAAAGGACCGTTGATCTGTTTTTGTTTTGTGGAGCCACATCATCCAGACAGATGTCTCCGTCAGTTTGGCATGATACAGGATATACCCTCTCCTGCTGCTTATTCCCATGACCTTCATAAAATTGATTTGAAAGGTAAGACGGATAGCAACTGGCTTTCTATACATCGTGATCATTTAGCTCTTTGGATTAGACGAGAGCAGCTTGTATCTGCGGGACAGGTTGGTGATGGTGTATCCGATGGTTACCACACGTGGTACTCCTCCATTACTCTTCGTTATCTTACACGAATTGGTGGTGGTCATTCTTATATG CTGGATTTATTGGATCACATAGATTCAGTACAAAAGGGCGAGAGAGAAGGCGACATACTTGCGATTACCGCTCATGCTAGAAGGGTTTTGCAAGACAATTTCTCTGCAGGATATTATCAAGATTTTCCCATTGAGGACCGCCGTGCCAAGGAAGCTGTGTTTAAAGTTAAGAAAAAACGGGTTGGTCATGGAGGAGGTCGTGGAGGGGTCAATGCTCCACGAAGACGGGGAGGACAACCTAATGGTCAGGGAAGTGTTCATGGAAAAGACGAAGGAGATGATCATGTGCATGACGAAGGAATTGTCCTTTTTGATGATGATGGAGGTGATTTTATGCGTATTAGTGAGGCAGTGGCTGATATCCAGGAGGATGAGGCGGAGCGTAACGGGGTGGACGCAAGAGCAGGTGATCCTACACAGCAACTGTGCCATCCTAATTGGGAATCTGTGCCTCCTAGCAATCATTTACCGATATATGGTGATAGCCATGATGCGGTTTTATACCATTCATCTCATATTTCACCTCCACATGAGCAGGAGGATATTGATCCTATCCCGCCATTGTCTCATCCAACTTTAACTCAGTCTCCCCCTCACCCATCAAAGAAGCTGTTACAGCAGCCACTTGATGAGTCAGTACGGCAACAGCAGACAGTACAGCAGCCGACGCAGAAGGAGCCAGTGCATATGAAGCTGCGAGCTCGCAAGCATGAAGCTTCAACACATGGGACTCATGAACTTAG GCAGAAGAAATAG
- the LOC141686045 gene encoding uncharacterized protein LOC141686045, producing the protein MIKTLCQGADRAKKARIQTLKSEFEMLSMSDSENFEDFHIRMNSLVTNIRALGEIMEESYVVKDLLRVVSARFLQITSTLEQFGDMENMTVEEIVGSLKAHEERVKGKTEMRESQLMLTEEEWAKCEGEEKKLLLTREEWLRRNNSDRSKHKSHGKFDKSNIKCYKCNIYGHFTSECKKPRKNRGMHEVEANMDVLDDDEPALLLAKHDKEAPELLLSEDKLLHT; encoded by the coding sequence ATGATAAAGACATTATGCCAAGGTGCAGACAGAGCAAAGAAGGCACGTATTCAGACTCTAAAATCTGAGTTCGAAATGCTGAGTATGAGCGACAGTGAAAATTTTGAAGATTTTCACATACGAATGAACAGTCTTGTTACAAATATACGAGCCCTGGGGGAAATAATGGAGGAATCTTATGTCGTAAAGGATTTATTACGTGTTGTTTCTGCTAGGTTCTTACAAATAACTTCGACACTGGAGCAATTTGGAGATATGGAAAATATGACGGTTGAAGAAATAGTGGGTTCTCTCAAGGCACACGAAGAAAGAGTAAAAGGGAAGACAGAAATGAGAGAAAGTCAGCTTATGCTAACAGAAGAGGAATGGGCCAAATGTGAAGGAGAAGAGAAAAAATTATTGTTGACACGGGAAGAGTGGCTGAGGCGAAACAACAGTGACAGGTCAAAACATAAAAGTCATGGAAAATTTGATAAAAGCaatatcaaatgctacaaatGTAACATTTATGGTCATTTCACTTCCGAATGTAAGAAACCCAGGAAGAACAGAGGAATGCACGAAGTGGAAGCAAATATGGATGTGTTGGATGATGATGAACCAGCTCTGCTCTTAGCAAAGCATGACAAAGAAGCTCCAGAATTATTGTTAAGTGAGGACAAGCTACTCCACACATAA
- the LOC141686047 gene encoding uncharacterized protein LOC141686047, translating into MRLLVNNGASVDILFHDTFIRMGYNDSQLTPSNATIYAFNHMDYKIEGAIRLPVTIGEEPREATQMLNFLVVKAASTYNVILGRTMIYAFKAVPSTYHIVLKLPTRNCVGKAKGDQKMARSCYVAALRPDGTGGQVLPIEDMDVRENDELRGKPAEDLVQISLDPLDPEKVTYIGASLDPPLKGQMITLLQENSDVFPWTAADMLGIDPNLITHRLNVDPIRKVVKQKKRTYAPDSLEAIKQEVEKLLEAGFIEEVQFPEWSYLPKTGK; encoded by the exons ATGAGGCTCCTAGTGAACAATGGAGCTTCTGTGGACATTTTGTTCCATGATACATTCATAAGGATGGGCtacaatgattctcaactaactcCGTCCAACGCAACCATCTACGCGTTCAATCATATGGATTACAAAATTGAAGGAGCAATACGACTTCCCGTAACTATCGGGGAAGAGCCCAGGGAGGCCACGCAGATGTTGAACTTTCTGGTTGTCAAGGCAGCCTCTACTTATAATGTTATCTTAGGTAGAACAATGATCTATGCTTTTAAGGCTGTGCCCTCAACCTACCACATAGTACTGAAGTTACCAACTAGGAATTGTGTTGGAAAAGCGaaaggagatcaaaagatggcccGCAGTTGCTATGTTGCAGCACTAAGGCCCGATGGAACCGGGGGGCAGGTCCTTcccatagaagacatggatgtccgAGAGAATGACGAACTGAGAGGGAAGCCAGCCGAGGACTTGGTCCAAATTTCCCTAGACCCCTTAGACCCGGAGAAGGTCACATATATTGGGGCATCTCTGGACCCGCCCTTGAAGGGCCAAATGATAACTTTACTCCAAGAGAATAGTGATGTGTTTCCTTGGACAGCAGCTGATATGCTTGGGATAGACCCGAACCTTATAACTCATAGGTTGAACGTTGACCCAATCCGAAAGGTTGTCAAGCAgaagaagagaacttatgcccctgatAGCCTGGAAGCCATTAAGCAGGAGGTCGAGAAGCTTTTAGAAGCTGGGTTTATTGAGGAAGTGCAATTCCCTGAATG GAGCTACTTACCAAAGACTGGTAAATAA